A single genomic interval of Juglans regia cultivar Chandler chromosome 1, Walnut 2.0, whole genome shotgun sequence harbors:
- the LOC109012768 gene encoding oxysterol-binding protein-related protein 1C-like isoform X1 — MYQFCCVAPVPDRTTQAAAAASTHSFSSSLSELLNMQRRTMSVRSLSTPSRNPGSSHSLRIPTNNGDDDQDNRLIPRSKSSVSEWFSRQLSIRDHREVVINDIVGNGISGILYKWVNYGRGWRPRWFVLQDGVLSYFKIHGPDKITINHETERGSMVIGEDSIRRLSRRTRSQSRVRKPVGEIHLKVCSIRESKSDERRFSVYTGTKNRLHLRAESGEDRASWVEALKAVKDMFPRVSNAELMAPAADVVFSTETLRQRLLEEGVSEVAIQDSETIMRSELSELHKHLVVLKQKQLLLIDTLRHLETEKVDLENTLVDESQRQASEPGNSFRSRQDKYSEGSASDSYDDIDRHEGDEETDDEDNAFFDTRDFLSSSSIRSNGSDFQKSPLGSDEEEDLDGIDCLSRSVGHKYPHVRRRKKLPEPVEKEKGVSLWSMIKDNIGKDLAKVCLPVYFNEPISSLQKCYEDLEYSYLLDRAYEWGKMGNGLMRILNVAAFAVSGYASTDGRTCKPFNPLLGETYEADFPDKGLRFISEKVSHHPVIVACHCEGRNWRIWGDNNLKSKFWGRSIQLDPVGLLTLEFDDGEVFQWSKVTTSIYNLIIGKLYCDHYGTMCIEGNRDYSCKLKFKEHSIIDRNPHQVQGTVQDKNGKTMATLIGKWDESMHYVTGDNPGKGKGSGSLLEPCLLWRRSKPSEYPTRYNLTRFAITLNELTLGLEEKLPPTDSRLRPDQRYLENGEYEKANAEKLRLEQRQRQARGMQEKGWKPRWFEKDSSNNTYHYIGGYWEAREKHNWESCPNIFGQLSTDQSFD, encoded by the exons ATGTATCAGTTCTGCTGCGTCGCGCCCGTACCGGATCGCACTACCCAGGCCGCGGCCGCCGCCTCTACTCATTCGTTCTCCTCGTCCTTATCGGAGCTCCTGAACATGCAACGCCGGACGATGTCGGTTCGATCGCTATCCACCCCGAGCCGCAACCCTGGGTCCTCCCATAGCTTACGCATCCCCACCAATAACGGCGACGACGACCAAGACAACCGTCTGATCCCGCGATCCAAATCCTCAGTGTCGGAGTGGTTCTCTAGGCAGCTGTCCATTCGGGATCACCGGGAGGTCGTGATCAACGACATTGTCGGGAATGGGATCTCCGGCATTCTGTACAAGTGGGTCAACTACGGCCGGGGATGGCGTCCCCGGTGGTTCGTTCTCCAGGACGGTGTTCTTTCCTATTTCAAAATCCACGGCCCCGATAAGATTACGATCAATCACGAAACCGAAAGAGGATCGATGGTTATCGGCGAAGACTCCATCCGTCGACTCTCCCGCCGAACCCGCTCTCAATCCCGCGTCCGTAAACCCGTCGGTGAAATCCACCTCAAG GTGTGTTCTATTCGGGAGAGTAAGTCGGACGAGAGGAGGTTCTCGGTGTACACGGGGACGAAGAATAGGCTGCATCTGAGGGCAGAGAGCGGGGAGGACAGGGCATCGTGGGTGGAAGCGTTGAAGGCGGTGAAGGACATGTTTCCGCGTGTGTCGAATGCTGAGCTGATGGCGCCCGCTGCAGATGTGGTGTTTTCGACGGAGACGTTGAGACAGCGATTGTTGGAGGAGGGGGTGAGCGAGGTCGCCATCCAGGATAGCGAGACCATTATGAGGAGTGAGCTCTCAGAGTTGCATAAGCACCTTGTGGTCCTCAAGCAGAAGCAGTTGTTGCTCATTGACACATTGCGTCACTTGGAG ACAGAAAAGGTTGACTTGGAGAACACGCTTGTTGATGAGAGTCAAAGGCAAGCATCGGAGCCAGGAAATTCCTTTAGATCAAGGCAAGACAAGTACAGCG AGGGAAGTGCAAGTGATTCTTATGATGACATTGACAGACATGAGGGAGACGAAGAAACTGATGATGAAGACAATGCATTTTTTGATACTAGAGATTTTCTTTCGTCCAGTTCTATCAGAAGTAATGGATCTGATTTTCAGAAATCGCCACTTGGTTCTGATGAAGAAGAGGATCTAGATGGCATTGATTGTTTAAGTAGATCTGTTGGACATAAGTATCCTCATGTTAGGCGCCGTAAGAAATTGCCTGAACcagttgaaaaagaaaagggtgtTAGTCTTTGGTCAATGATCAAAGATAATATTGGGAAGGATCTTGCCAAAGTCTGCCTTCCAGTTTATTTTAACGAGCCCATCTCTTCTTTACAGAAATGTTATGAAGATCTGGAATACTCATACCTGCTAGATCGTGCCTATGAATGGGGTAAAATG GGTAATGGCCTTATGAGGATTCTAAATGTAGCAGCATTTGCGGTATCAGGATATGCTTCTACTGATGGAAGAACTTGCAAACCATTTAATCCGTTACTGGGTGAGACATACGAAGCTGATTTTCCAGATAAAGGCCTTCGTTTCATCTCCGAGAAG GTTAGTCATCACCCGGTGATTGTTGCATGCCATTGTGAAGGGCGCAACTGGAGAATTTGGGGAGACaacaatttaaaaagtaaattttgggGTCGTTCGATTCAGCTGGATCCTGTTGGTCTGTTAACTTTGGAGTTTGATGATGGTGAAGTTTTTCAGTGGAGCAAG GTAACGACTTCCATTTACAACCTCATTATAGGAAAACTCTACTGCGACCACTATGGTACAATGTGCATAGAGGGGAATCGTGACTACTCGTGTAAACTAAAATTTAAGGAGCACTCGATCATTGATAGAAATCCGCATCAG GTACAAGGTACCGTCCAAGATAAGAATGGTAAAACAATGGCAACTTTGATCGGAAAATGGGATGAGAGCATGCACTATGTAACAGGCGATAATCCTGGGAAAGGGAAAGGGTCAGGGTCATTGTTGGAACCCTGTTTGCTATGGAGACGGAGCAAGCCATCCGAATATCCAACCAGATATAATCTAACACGCTTTGCCATTACGCTGAATGAGCTTACACTTGGACTTGAG GAGAAGTTGCCACCAACAGACTCAAGACTCAGACCTGATCAGAGGTATTTGGAGAATGGGGAGTATGAAAAGGCCAATGCGGAGAAGTTGCGGCTAGAACAGAGACAGCGACAG GCACGGGGAATGCAAGAGAAGGGTTGGAAACCAAGGTGGTTTGAAAAGGACAGCAGCAACAATACCTACCACTATATTGGTGGTTACTGGGAAGCGAGGGAAAAGCATAACTGGGAATCATGCCCTAATATCTTTGGCCAACTCTCAACTGATCAAAGTTTTGACTAG
- the LOC109012767 gene encoding uncharacterized protein LOC109012767: protein MPKDRRIRSTHHHQSRTCPVPSCSKTAKQDKYKNLTGQDKDANKDVNKWEEVRCPICMEHPHSAVLLRCSSYGKGCRSYLCNTSYRHSNCLSQFCASSSKQQEALPLSKSKLVCPLCRGQVSGWDVIEPARQFMNSKARSCPYEACDFCGTYVQLRNHTRREHPVSWPSQVDPARQQEWIRLERETELNDAICLFLSQFQYIGFEDMLRMHILHSGLLTPVESLP from the coding sequence ATGCCGAAGGACAGAAGAATTCGATCCACACATCATCATCAATCTAGGACATGTCCTGTTCCTTCATGTTCCAAGACAGCCAAGCAAGACAAATACAAAAACCTCACCGGACAAGACAAGGATGCGAACAAGGATGTGAATAAATGGGAAGAAGTCAGGTGCCCCATATGCATGGAACACCCTCATAGTGCTGTCCTCTTGCGATGTTCTTCTTATGGCAAGGGTTGCCGCTCCTACCTTTGCAATACAAGCTACCGCCACTCGAACTGCCTCTCGCAGTTTTGTGCTTCTTCCAGTAAACAACAAGAAGCCCTTCCCTTGAGCAAGTCCAAGCTTGTATGCCCTCTCTGTCGAGGGCAAGTTAGTGGTTGGGATGTCATAGAGCCTGCACGCCAGTTCATGAATTCCAAAGCAAGGAGTTGTCCATATGAGGCATGTGATTTTTGTGGGACTTATGTACAACTCAGGAATCATACAAGGCGAGAGCACCCGGTAAGTTGGCCATCGCAGGTTGACCCTGCTCGCCAGCAAGAGTGGATAAGGTTGGAGCGTGAAACGGAATTGAATGATGCTATATGTCTATTCCTATCACAATTCCAATACATTGGATTTGAGGACATGTTACGTATGCATATACTGCATTCTGGGTTGCTTACACCAGTTGAATCTCTACCATGA
- the LOC109012768 gene encoding oxysterol-binding protein-related protein 1C-like isoform X2, whose translation MYQFCCVAPVPDRTTQAAAAASTHSFSSSLSELLNMQRRTMSVRSLSTPSRNPGSSHSLRIPTNNGDDDQDNRLIPRSKSSVSEWFSRQLSIRDHREVVINDIVGNGISGILYKWVNYGRGWRPRWFVLQDGVLSYFKIHGPDKITINHETERGSMVIGEDSIRRLSRRTRSQSRVRKPVGEIHLKVCSIRESKSDERRFSVYTGTKNRLHLRAESGEDRASWVEALKAVKDMFPRVSNAELMAPAADVVFSTETLRQRLLEEGVSEVAIQDSETIMRSELSELHKHLVVLKQKQLLLIDTLRHLETEKVDLENTLVDESQRQASEPGNSFRSRQDKYSEGSASDSYDDIDRHEGDEETDDEDNAFFDTRDFLSSSSIRSNGSDFQKSPLGSDEEEDLDGIDCLSRSVGHKYPHVRRRKKLPEPVEKEKGVSLWSMIKDNIGKDLAKVCLPVYFNEPISSLQKCYEDLEYSYLLDRAYEWGKMGNGLMRILNVAAFAVSGYASTDGRTCKPFNPLLGETYEADFPDKGLRFISEKVSHHPVIVACHCEGRNWRIWGDNNLKSKFWGRSIQLDPVGLLTLEFDDGEVFQWSKVTTSIYNLIIGKLYCDHYGTMCIEGNRDYSCKLKFKEHSIIDRNPHQLHCRYKVPSKIRMVKQWQL comes from the exons ATGTATCAGTTCTGCTGCGTCGCGCCCGTACCGGATCGCACTACCCAGGCCGCGGCCGCCGCCTCTACTCATTCGTTCTCCTCGTCCTTATCGGAGCTCCTGAACATGCAACGCCGGACGATGTCGGTTCGATCGCTATCCACCCCGAGCCGCAACCCTGGGTCCTCCCATAGCTTACGCATCCCCACCAATAACGGCGACGACGACCAAGACAACCGTCTGATCCCGCGATCCAAATCCTCAGTGTCGGAGTGGTTCTCTAGGCAGCTGTCCATTCGGGATCACCGGGAGGTCGTGATCAACGACATTGTCGGGAATGGGATCTCCGGCATTCTGTACAAGTGGGTCAACTACGGCCGGGGATGGCGTCCCCGGTGGTTCGTTCTCCAGGACGGTGTTCTTTCCTATTTCAAAATCCACGGCCCCGATAAGATTACGATCAATCACGAAACCGAAAGAGGATCGATGGTTATCGGCGAAGACTCCATCCGTCGACTCTCCCGCCGAACCCGCTCTCAATCCCGCGTCCGTAAACCCGTCGGTGAAATCCACCTCAAG GTGTGTTCTATTCGGGAGAGTAAGTCGGACGAGAGGAGGTTCTCGGTGTACACGGGGACGAAGAATAGGCTGCATCTGAGGGCAGAGAGCGGGGAGGACAGGGCATCGTGGGTGGAAGCGTTGAAGGCGGTGAAGGACATGTTTCCGCGTGTGTCGAATGCTGAGCTGATGGCGCCCGCTGCAGATGTGGTGTTTTCGACGGAGACGTTGAGACAGCGATTGTTGGAGGAGGGGGTGAGCGAGGTCGCCATCCAGGATAGCGAGACCATTATGAGGAGTGAGCTCTCAGAGTTGCATAAGCACCTTGTGGTCCTCAAGCAGAAGCAGTTGTTGCTCATTGACACATTGCGTCACTTGGAG ACAGAAAAGGTTGACTTGGAGAACACGCTTGTTGATGAGAGTCAAAGGCAAGCATCGGAGCCAGGAAATTCCTTTAGATCAAGGCAAGACAAGTACAGCG AGGGAAGTGCAAGTGATTCTTATGATGACATTGACAGACATGAGGGAGACGAAGAAACTGATGATGAAGACAATGCATTTTTTGATACTAGAGATTTTCTTTCGTCCAGTTCTATCAGAAGTAATGGATCTGATTTTCAGAAATCGCCACTTGGTTCTGATGAAGAAGAGGATCTAGATGGCATTGATTGTTTAAGTAGATCTGTTGGACATAAGTATCCTCATGTTAGGCGCCGTAAGAAATTGCCTGAACcagttgaaaaagaaaagggtgtTAGTCTTTGGTCAATGATCAAAGATAATATTGGGAAGGATCTTGCCAAAGTCTGCCTTCCAGTTTATTTTAACGAGCCCATCTCTTCTTTACAGAAATGTTATGAAGATCTGGAATACTCATACCTGCTAGATCGTGCCTATGAATGGGGTAAAATG GGTAATGGCCTTATGAGGATTCTAAATGTAGCAGCATTTGCGGTATCAGGATATGCTTCTACTGATGGAAGAACTTGCAAACCATTTAATCCGTTACTGGGTGAGACATACGAAGCTGATTTTCCAGATAAAGGCCTTCGTTTCATCTCCGAGAAG GTTAGTCATCACCCGGTGATTGTTGCATGCCATTGTGAAGGGCGCAACTGGAGAATTTGGGGAGACaacaatttaaaaagtaaattttgggGTCGTTCGATTCAGCTGGATCCTGTTGGTCTGTTAACTTTGGAGTTTGATGATGGTGAAGTTTTTCAGTGGAGCAAG GTAACGACTTCCATTTACAACCTCATTATAGGAAAACTCTACTGCGACCACTATGGTACAATGTGCATAGAGGGGAATCGTGACTACTCGTGTAAACTAAAATTTAAGGAGCACTCGATCATTGATAGAAATCCGCATCAG TTGCATTGCAGGTACAAGGTACCGTCCAAGATAAGAATGGTAAAACAATGGCAACTTTGA
- the LOC109012764 gene encoding tyrosine--tRNA ligase, chloroplastic/mitochondrial, translated as MASAATAMSSASRTLLLFSPFKTSLSFRKIPKLPSSINTACFCCCSYSTQLQSQFQTSRRRDVVEILQQRGLLESITSSTIHDAVSSGPVKVYCGFDPTAESLHLGNLLGLIVLSWFQRCGHHAVALIGGATARIGDPSGKSLERPELDIDTLRKNSDGIRDTIYKILLSNSENFSILNNYDWWKEVRLLDFLRNVGRYARVGTMMAKESVKKRLESEQGMSYTEFTYQLLQGYDFLRLFEKEGVSVQIGGNDQWGNITAGTELIRKILQVEGAFGLTFPLLLKSDGTKFGKSEEGAVWLSPSMLSPYKFYQYFFSVPDADVVRFLKILTFLELEEIGELEREMGRPGYVPNSVQRRLAEEVTRFVHGEEGLSEAVKATQALRPGAEAKLDWQTIEGIAEDVPSCSLAYNEVLNLSLVDLSVSAGLLESKSAARRLLKQGGLYLNNSRVDGENKRIEAEDIVDGKVILLSAGKKNKVLVRIS; from the coding sequence ATGGCATCCGCAGCCACAGCCATGTCCTCCGCCTCCAGAactctcctcctcttctccccCTTTAAAACATCCCTTTCCTTTCGCAAAATTCCTAAACTACCTTCCTCCATCAATACTGCCTGCTTCTGCTGCTGCTCCTACTCCACTCAATTGCAATCTCAATTTCAAACCTCTCGGCGCCGCGACGTCGTCGAAATCCTCCAGCAGCGCGGTCTCCTCGAGTCCATCACTAGCTCCACTATCCACGACGCCGTTTCCTCCGGCCCCGTCAAAGTCTACTGCGGCTTCGACCCCACCGCCGAGAGCCTCCACCTTGGCAACCTCCTCGGCCTCATTGTCCTTTCCTGGTTCCAGCGCTGCGGCCACCACGCAGTTGCTCTAATCGGCGGCGCCACCGCCCGTATAGGCGACCCCTCCGGGAAGTCTCTCGAACGCCCAGAGCTTGACATCGACACGCTGCGCAAGAACTCCGACGGGATCCGCGACACCATCTACAAGATCCTGCTATCGAATTCTGAGAACTTCTCGATTCTAAACAATTACGACTGGTGGAAAGAGGTCAGGTTGTTAGATTTCTTGAGAAATGTGGGTCGGTACGCGAGGGTCGGGACGATGATGGCCAAGGAGAGCGTGAAAAAGCGGTTAGAATCGGAGCAGGGAATGAGCTATACCGAGTTTACTTATCAGCTCTTGCAAGGCTATGATTTTTTGCGACTGTTCGAGAAGGAGGGGGTGAGTGTGCAAATAGGAGGAAATGATCAGTGGGGTAACATAACCGCCGGGACCGAGTTGATTCGGAAGATTTTGCAGGTTGAGGGGGCGTTTGGATTGACATTTCCTCTTCTGCTAAAGAGTGACGGTACCAAGTTTGGAAAATCGGAAGAAGGCGCGGTTTGGTTGTCTCCGTCAATGCTCTCTCCATATAAGTTTTACCAGTACTTCTTCTCAGTGCCGGATGCGGATGTGGTGAGGTTTTTGAAGATCCTTACGTTTCTGGAGTTGGAGGAAATTGGTGAGCTAGAGAGGGAGATGGGCAGACCTGGGTACGTTCCGAATAGCGTGCAGCGGAGGCTTGCGGAGGAAGTTACACGGTTCGTACACGGGGAGGAGGGGTTGAGCGAGGCGGTTAAGGCGACCCAGGCGTTGAGGCCGGGGGCGGAGGCCAAGTTGGATTGGCAGACGATTGAGGGGATTGCGGAGGACGTGCCATCTTGTTCTTTGGCGTATAATGAAGTGTTAAATCTCTCGCTCGTTGATCTCTCAGTATCGGCCGGTTTGTTGGAGAGTAAATCGGCTGCGCGGCGGTTGTTGAAGCAGGGGGGTTTGTACTTGAATAACAGTAGAGTGGATGGTGAGAACAAGAGAATTGAGGCAGAGGACATCGTTGATGGGAAAGTTATCCTACTGTCTGCGGGAAAGAAGAACAAGGTGCTTGTACGGATATCTTGA